A single window of Streptomyces aquilus DNA harbors:
- a CDS encoding DUF1992 domain-containing protein, with the protein MTERKPPGVPFESWVDKQIRDAQGRGDFDRLPGAGEPLPPELSTPYDELWWIKRKMAREGLSSLPPALALRKEAEDTLAAAYAAPSERAVRKLITDVNVKIRAMMFRPPPGPPLGKKPYDVEEVVRQWRERRAARNPDSELQ; encoded by the coding sequence ATGACCGAGCGAAAGCCACCCGGTGTCCCGTTCGAGTCCTGGGTCGACAAACAGATCCGAGACGCGCAGGGCCGCGGCGACTTCGACCGACTCCCGGGCGCGGGCGAACCGTTGCCGCCGGAGCTGAGCACGCCCTACGACGAACTGTGGTGGATCAAGCGCAAGATGGCCCGCGAGGGCCTCTCGTCGCTCCCCCCGGCCCTCGCCCTGCGCAAAGAGGCCGAGGACACCCTGGCCGCCGCCTACGCGGCCCCGTCGGAACGCGCGGTCCGCAAACTGATCACCGACGTGAACGTCAAGATCCGCGCCATGATGTTCAGGCCACCGCCCGGCCCCCCGCTGGGCAAGAAGCCGTACGACGTCGAAGAGGTCGTACGCCAGTGGCGGGAGCGCCGGGCGGCGAGGAATCCGGACTCAGAGCTTCAGTAG